The following proteins come from a genomic window of Flavobacterium crocinum:
- a CDS encoding 2-oxoglutarate dehydrogenase E1 component, with product MDRFSFLNAAHTEFFAQLYDQYLVNPDSVEPSWRSFFQGFDFGQTTYNDENPVQTIVEYVTSDNTDYSQVSEKLKKEFNVLKLIDGYRTRGHLFTKTNPVRDRRQSSPTLDIENFGLSAADLSTVFDAAQTIGMQPSSLQDIVNRLKTIYCQHIGIEYMYIRNPGVVKWIQDKLSVNVNQPNFSTEEKKTILNKLNEAVSFENFLHTKYVGQKRFSLEGGESIIPALDALIEQAAEKGVEQFVMGMAHRGRLNVLANIFGKSTQDIFGEFDGKDYDQEYFDGDVKYHLGLTADRKTRSGKSININLAPNPSHLETVGAVIEGITRAKQDKYFADDFSKVLPIAVHGDAAIAGQGILYEIIQMAQLDGYKTGGTIHIVINNQVGFTTNYLDARSSTYCTDVAKVTLSPVLHVNADDAEAVVHAVSFALDYRMQFGRDVFIDLLGYRKYGHNEGDEPRFTQPVLYKIIAKHKNPRDIYAEKLLSDGVIDASYVNGLEKQYKSALEENLEASRKKDLTIITPFMKNEWEGFVQVTDTQMLQKVDTTFAKEGLDSIINTISTLPEDKKFINKITKIVTDRKVGYDNNTLDWGTAEALAYGSLLTEGFDVRISGQDVERGTFSHRHAVVKVEDSEEEVILLDAIENKKGKFGVFNSLLSEYGVLGFDYGYALANPKALTIWEAQFGDFSNGAQIMIDQYISCGEDKWNNQNGIVMLLPHGYEGQGAEHSSARMERYLQLCARHNMYVADCTTPANFFHLLRRQMKTNFRKPLVVFSPKSLLRDPRCVSTVEELATGSFQETIDDNTVDKKKVKTLVFCTGKFYYDIVAERENNGRNDVAVVRIEQLFPFPVEQIKEIIAKYPNADDYVWAQEEPKNMGAYSFMLMNFDLVKWRLASLKAYSAPASGSYTRAKRRHADAIRMVFDKNLFR from the coding sequence ATGGATAGGTTTTCATTTTTAAACGCAGCGCATACCGAGTTTTTTGCACAATTATACGATCAATATTTAGTTAACCCAGACAGCGTTGAGCCTAGCTGGAGAAGTTTCTTTCAAGGTTTTGACTTTGGACAAACAACTTATAACGACGAAAATCCAGTGCAAACTATCGTTGAGTACGTGACTAGCGATAACACAGATTACAGTCAGGTTTCAGAAAAACTAAAAAAAGAATTCAACGTTCTGAAATTAATTGACGGATACCGTACGCGCGGACATTTATTTACTAAAACAAATCCAGTTCGTGATCGTAGACAGTCATCACCAACTTTAGATATTGAAAACTTCGGACTATCTGCAGCTGATCTTTCAACTGTTTTTGATGCTGCTCAGACTATCGGAATGCAACCATCTTCTTTACAAGATATTGTAAACCGCCTTAAAACTATTTATTGCCAGCATATCGGTATTGAATATATGTATATTAGAAATCCTGGCGTTGTAAAATGGATTCAGGATAAATTGTCTGTAAATGTTAATCAGCCAAATTTCTCTACAGAAGAAAAGAAAACGATCTTAAATAAATTAAACGAAGCTGTATCTTTTGAGAACTTCCTTCATACTAAATATGTTGGACAAAAACGTTTCTCATTAGAAGGTGGAGAATCTATTATCCCTGCTCTTGATGCTTTAATTGAGCAAGCTGCAGAAAAAGGGGTTGAACAATTCGTAATGGGAATGGCTCACCGTGGTCGTTTGAACGTTTTGGCAAATATCTTCGGAAAATCGACTCAGGACATCTTCGGTGAGTTTGATGGAAAAGATTACGATCAGGAATATTTTGACGGTGACGTAAAATACCACTTAGGTCTTACTGCCGACAGAAAAACAAGATCTGGAAAAAGCATCAACATCAATTTAGCACCAAACCCTTCTCACTTAGAAACGGTTGGAGCTGTAATTGAAGGAATCACAAGAGCAAAACAAGACAAATATTTTGCTGATGATTTCTCTAAAGTATTACCAATCGCTGTTCACGGTGATGCTGCAATCGCAGGTCAAGGTATTCTTTATGAAATCATTCAAATGGCACAATTAGATGGTTACAAAACTGGAGGAACAATCCATATTGTAATCAACAACCAGGTTGGATTTACGACTAACTATTTAGATGCTCGTTCTTCTACTTATTGTACAGACGTTGCTAAAGTAACTTTATCTCCAGTATTACACGTAAATGCTGATGATGCTGAGGCTGTTGTACACGCTGTATCTTTTGCATTAGATTACAGAATGCAGTTTGGACGTGACGTATTTATTGACTTATTAGGATACAGAAAATACGGTCATAACGAAGGTGACGAACCTCGTTTCACGCAGCCAGTTCTTTATAAAATCATTGCTAAACATAAAAACCCAAGAGACATCTACGCTGAAAAATTATTATCTGACGGCGTAATCGATGCATCTTATGTTAATGGTTTAGAAAAACAATACAAATCTGCTTTAGAAGAAAACTTAGAAGCTTCTCGTAAAAAAGATTTGACTATCATTACTCCATTCATGAAAAACGAATGGGAAGGATTTGTTCAGGTAACTGATACACAAATGCTTCAGAAAGTTGATACTACTTTTGCTAAAGAAGGTTTAGATTCTATCATCAACACAATCTCGACTTTACCGGAAGACAAAAAGTTCATCAACAAAATAACTAAAATTGTTACAGACAGAAAAGTTGGATACGATAACAATACTCTTGACTGGGGAACTGCAGAAGCATTGGCTTACGGATCTCTTTTAACTGAAGGATTTGATGTTCGTATTTCTGGTCAGGATGTTGAGCGTGGTACATTCTCTCACCGTCATGCTGTAGTTAAAGTTGAAGATTCAGAAGAAGAAGTAATTCTTTTAGATGCAATCGAAAACAAAAAAGGAAAATTCGGAGTTTTCAACTCTTTATTATCTGAATATGGTGTTCTAGGTTTTGACTATGGATATGCATTAGCAAACCCAAAAGCCTTAACCATCTGGGAAGCGCAATTTGGAGATTTCTCTAACGGTGCTCAAATCATGATTGACCAGTATATTTCTTGTGGAGAAGACAAATGGAACAACCAAAACGGTATCGTTATGTTATTGCCTCACGGATATGAAGGACAAGGTGCTGAACACTCTTCTGCAAGAATGGAACGTTACTTACAGCTTTGTGCAAGACATAATATGTATGTGGCAGACTGTACAACTCCAGCCAACTTCTTCCATTTATTGAGAAGACAAATGAAAACAAACTTCCGTAAACCATTGGTAGTTTTCTCTCCAAAAAGTTTATTACGTGATCCAAGATGCGTATCTACAGTTGAAGAATTAGCTACAGGAAGTTTCCAGGAAACAATTGACGATAATACAGTAGATAAAAAGAAAGTTAAAACATTAGTTTTCTGTACCGGTAAATTCTACTATGATATTGTGGCTGAAAGAGAAAACAACGGAAGAAATGATGTTGCAGTGGTTCGTATCGAACAATTATTCCCTTTCCCAGTGGAGCAAATCAAAGAAATCATCGCTAAATATCCAAATGCAGATGATTATGTTTGGGCACAGGAAGAGCCTAAAAACATGGGAGCTTACAGTTTTATGTTAATGAACTTTGATCTTGTAAAATGGAGATTAGCTTCATTAAAAGCATATTCTGCTCCAGCATCAGGAAGTTACACACGTGCAAAACGTCGTCATGCAGATGCAATTAGAATGGTATTCGATAAAAATTTATTCAGATAA